The following proteins are co-located in the Chlamydiota bacterium genome:
- a CDS encoding ATP-binding protein — translation MSFNRILHLPQLLEKKSFFLFGSRSTGKSYLIREQLGNALVLDLLRTELYFRLSNRPSELEALIEGASQRANVVVIDEVQKIPQLLDEVHRLIEEKNIIFLLTGSSARKLKRGQANLLAGRAWTAYLFPLCWPEIKNFDLNRYLRYGGLPNVYQNPFPEEELDAYVQTFLKEEILVEGLIRKLPPFSRFLKAAALSTGQPLNLTQIASDCQVPASTVREHYSILEDTLVGFFLEPWTRSQKRKAAQTAKFYFFDPGVTHTLTGTKTLDRNSNLYGASFEQFIGMELRAYLSYRRIKEPLSFWRSLHGYEVDFVVGDHTAIEVKDTQRVSQYDMKGLKALKEEAVFKEYYLISQDPIEMKKDGVTVIYWENFLKKLWEDQLFV, via the coding sequence ATGAGCTTTAATCGTATCCTCCATCTTCCACAATTATTAGAAAAAAAATCCTTTTTCCTATTTGGTTCACGTTCCACTGGAAAGAGTTATCTTATTCGTGAACAACTTGGGAATGCACTTGTTCTGGATCTTCTCAGGACAGAACTTTATTTTCGTCTTTCAAACCGCCCATCAGAACTCGAGGCTCTGATTGAAGGTGCGTCCCAGAGAGCTAATGTAGTTGTGATTGATGAAGTTCAGAAAATCCCTCAACTTTTGGACGAAGTTCATCGCCTGATTGAAGAAAAGAATATTATATTTCTGCTCACAGGGAGCAGTGCCAGAAAACTAAAACGAGGACAAGCTAATCTGCTTGCAGGCCGCGCTTGGACGGCCTATCTTTTTCCTTTATGCTGGCCCGAAATTAAAAATTTTGATCTGAATCGTTATCTTCGTTATGGGGGACTACCCAATGTCTATCAAAACCCGTTTCCTGAAGAGGAGCTGGATGCTTATGTTCAAACGTTTCTGAAAGAAGAAATTTTAGTGGAAGGGCTCATCCGTAAGCTTCCTCCTTTTTCAAGGTTCTTGAAAGCAGCCGCTCTTTCAACGGGTCAGCCACTCAACTTGACGCAGATTGCGAGTGACTGTCAGGTTCCCGCTTCTACCGTACGGGAACATTACTCTATTCTTGAAGACACATTGGTTGGATTTTTTTTGGAACCTTGGACTCGATCCCAAAAAAGAAAGGCTGCTCAAACCGCTAAATTCTACTTTTTCGACCCAGGGGTAACACACACCCTAACAGGAACAAAGACGCTAGATCGCAACTCAAATCTTTATGGGGCTAGTTTTGAACAGTTTATTGGGATGGAACTACGAGCCTATTTGAGTTATCGAAGAATTAAAGAGCCCTTGTCCTTTTGGCGTTCTCTTCATGGCTATGAAGTGGATTTTGTTGTGGGAGATCACACGGCTATCGAGGTTAAAGATACGCAACGCGTTTCACAGTATGACATGAAGGGACTTAAAGCGTTGAAAGAAGAGGCTGTTTTTAAAGAATATTATCTCATCAGTCAAGACCCTATTGAGATGAAAAAAGATGGAGTGACAGTGATTTATTGGGAAAATTTTCTTAAAAAATTGTGGGAAGATCAATTGTTCGTTTGA